The genomic window ccagacatgttggcCGTACCCCCGGGGCGTGTCTGACAAAAGCGTAAAACCGCCATGTATAAAACCAATCTTCTGTATGGGTGTTGGTCTCTATACAATCCCCTTCGCTCTACAAATTTTCCGCCACTCTCCCCCTTCTTCTACACAATTCTGGCTACCATAGACCATGGAAAAGTCAGAGTATGCAAGCTCCCACACAGAAAGGCAAACCGCCGTGCCGTCTCCCCAGGCCCGGCGCGATatagacgacgacgaggtgtACTCGCTTCAGGAGCAAAAGAGGATCATCCGGCGCATGTTGGTTCAAGTTTTCTCCCCTGGCAAGCTCaatttcctcttcttcctcgtcagtgGCTCATGAAATGTAGCGACTTTCGACTCGTCACCGTATTGGCCTGCCTCTATATTATATCACTCGTGGACCGCGTCAATATCTCTACTGCTGCCGTCGCGCACCTCAACAGCGATCTTGCGCTTCAGACAGGCGCCCGATACTCCATTGTCATTTCGGTGTTTTTCATCACCTACACTGTCTTTCAGCCCCTCGGCACGGTTCTTACCCGGAAGATCGGACCCCGGTTGTTCCTGAGTTCAATCGCAATGGCTTGGGGCGTGGTCATGATTGGGAACGGCTTCGTCCATTCCTGGCAGACTCTTGCAGGGCTGCGCGTCTTGATAGGGTAAGTAAAGGATGTCGAGGTATGCCAACAAAAAGGCGTCAACGATGAcaaacagaaaaaaaaaacccgaATGGGCAAAAGGGAGGGGGGATAAACAAACGATTTCCCCGAGAGTGATAAATAGAGGTACTAATGAGAACAATGTCAGTGTTTTCGAAGCCGGCTACTTCCCTGGGGCGGTATATCTGCTGAGCACCTGGTACACTCGATTCGACATGCAGAAGCGCTACACCGTCTTTTATGGCGTCGGGTGCGTCGCCGGTGCACTTGGCGGTATTCTGGCCTTTGGTCTCTCTCAGATGAACGGACTGGCGGGCCTGAGAGGCTGGAGATGGATCTTTATCATTGAAGGTGTCCTCTCTTGCGTCGGTGCTCTCGTCTCGTACGTCTTCCTCGTGGGCTTTCCGGAGGAGGCCGACCAGTCGTGGAACTTCATCAACAGACAGGAGCGCGATTTTATCATCCGGCGCGTCAACCGTGATCGGGGAGATGCTGTGACGGAACCCTTTTCTCTTGGTGTGTTTCTTGCACCCGCTGCCGACTTTAAAATCTGGATCTTTGCCTTTATATTCTTCTGCGTCACGACTGTAGGCTACTCCATCAACTTTTTCCTTCCTATGATTCTCCTCGGAATGGGTTAGTTCTCGACCCCGCGTGTCTACTTCCCCGTTTCCTTCGTCTTACCTTTTGCCGCTAGGTTTCTCTGTCGCAGAATCTCAATGTCTCATCGTGCCGCCGTGGGTCTTTACAGGTCTGCTCATGTACGCACAAGCTTGGCTCGGGGACCGGTATCGTCTGCGAGGCCCCATTATAGCCTTCAACGCGGTTCTCGCGCTCGTTGGGCTGATACTCATGGCATTCCACCATGCGTATCCCGTTCGATACACGGGTGTCTTCTTCGTCGTGGCGGGAGCCAGTGGTAACACGCCCCCCGTGTTGACGTATCAAGCCAACAACATTCGCGGGCACTGGAAACGCGCATTCTGCAGTGCCACATTGGTCGGTTTTGGTGGTATCGGCGGAATCGCCGGCGCCTTGGTCTTTAGGAGCCAGGATCAGCCCAGATACCTTCCGGGAATTTATGCGTCCATTGCTTGCAACGTCTGTATCCTGCTTTGCACCGGTGGGTTGTCGATTTGGTTCTGGCACGCAAATCAACAGGTGAAGAGGGGCAAAGTGGTATTGGAGGGGCTGGAGGATTTCACTTATACATACTAACCAAGGCTGGAGGTTAGCCATGTAAGTTGATTCGCAGCCATCTCAGCTGCCAAAAAGCAAACCAAGTCTTTAAGTCATTCAGTGATGCAGAGTAGACAAGAATTCAGAATTCTCGTATGGAGCCGATCATGGGCTATGTGCCGAAATATCTGAGACGAAACGACTAGCACGGTGGGATTTCTCGACTAGCTACACATGACCAATTGTCAGATTGTCTGTTGGATGACTCGTCTGTAGTCTGGCCAGGCCTAGACGCCGCCTTTGGGGTTTTCTGCGCGATTCGACGTCGGGTGTACCTGAAGAAAGCTGTCAGCAATGCTGCGGAGGAGGCGCCAAGGATCAGCTCACCCGTTTGCCAGTCTCTTGTTTTCTCAATCCTGTACTCCGCATGTGGTCGCTGATGTATTGGCTGGTAAGTCGTCCCGACATCCGATATCTGTGATCTATTGCCATACAGCAATTAATTACACCACGTCAAGCATGCGTGCTCAATCAACCGAGGCAGCCTTATCCCACATCAGAGCTCGGCATGAGTTTTTGATGCGACATGCAAATTGACTGTTACCGCAGGCCCCCCTTTACTTGCAAGTCAAACATGTGGTTGCGGAAGATCGAACATGCAAAAGCACAGCTCCAAAGGACTGGCAACAACGGACTATGATGACTTGGCTAGGGTATTTTCCACCAATACCTGTCGCCGGAACAACTCTGAAATTCGTCAACGGCAAATTTAGCAACTTGATCTGCAGTTGCCAGACGGTATTGTGAATAGTTTCCACCTGTTCGGAAGTTAGTTTGTATCAGGGCCAAAGGGTCCTACTTGTACATGGCGTGACACAGAATACCTAGGCCCTAGGAAGAGGACGGTGTTGGTGTGCCCTGCAAGACTTTACCCATCATACAAAAATGGGAGAAAAAACTCCCCCCCAAAGCGTCCTGTTGGATGGAGTCAGGTGTGGCTGGATTTGGGGTGCACAGTCCAGTGATGGGTGTTCAGCCTCTTTCTCGTCAGTCCTTATTGCAAATGAGCCTTTGGTCCAAGCAACATTGGTTTGCTCACGGTCGAATGTGACGGGCTTGTACTCCGGAGCGTTCCGATACTTCTCTTGGCGGAGAGCGATCCCGAATTTGAGGGCAGGTTGACTGGACTGGTTATTGAGCTGGCTGCCGGCCGCTTTGAATGCTGACATGtggatgatggagatggagatggaatGTAGATCTTAGCGAAGCTGGGACACCATGACTCCGGCGGGTGCCCCAAGTATCGGTCTGATTCTGCTGATGGCTGAAGGGCCTCCAATTGGTTTGCACCACAGCCTTATGACGACGGGGTTTTTCTAATTCGGAAGTGACAGGCACTCCAGCGGCACAAAGTCTTGCAAATCCCGGGTTCCAAGCTTCGAAGCTTCGCAGGCTGCTTGGGCGTCCCTGCTCACGCCCAGCCGGTGCAGGCCGGCATGATGACAGCCACCGTTCGAATGGGCCAGTGATTGTTCTGTGATTCTGCAAAGTCGGTGCTGAGATGCCGGAGAAGAAAGGACTTGTGTATTGGAGTGACGTACGTATGGTGCGGCCGCAAAACTGCACATGAAGGCCACAACCACTGGCTGCGTCCCGAtgacatgtacatacgaacTTTAAACCGTTTGACAGGCACTCGGAAATGCACGGACCGGAACAAATTCCACGGGCAGTCTGGAAGGCAAGCTTCGGGCTGTGGCACATTCTCTTCCCTTGACGCCACTGAATGATGGACCGTTGATGGCGATTGTTGCAGATGCGGagttgatggcgacgagTTGACGACGGAGACTTGGAGCGTGAAGCTTTCGAATGTTCCAGCGGTGCTGTGAGTGGCTGCCAGCGGTGTCCAGGTGGTTAGTGGCGCCCATAGGCTGTCAATGGGTGGCCCCAGGCTACAGCTTGGGGGCCACTTAGCGTCTAATGTTGGGCTGAGCCGCTGTCTGGTGTCCATGTCATGTCTCcactggtcaactggtgtccACTGTCAACTCTAGTCACTGGTGCTGGCACCTGGGCGCAGAGAGCCACAGCCAAGTCGGCAGGCCCAAACGTCGCGATGCCACGAGGCCCGGCCCATCAATCCGCCGGTTCAGCCCTTTTCTTAcgctcaacattgaaccatcCCATTGACACATTGGCTTCGTTTTCGCCCCATCTTGCCCAACCCGGCTTCGGTTTTTTGCGCCTTGTCAGGCAAAGTCGAGTTACGTCTACACGTGACGACAAAGTGCTCCCTCAGCCCTGCCCTGCTCCACGTTGCACGCTGCATGCTGCAAGGCCAGAATCTGGGTCCGACTGGAATTGGAGAACAAGGAACAGGCAGGTCGAGTATGAagagcctcttcttcttggtctgATTTTTGACTCAAATCGGCGTGGCTTGTTTCCGACCCTGTTCCCCCTCctagctactccgtatccatTGTCACACTTAACGCTTGCCTATCGTCACTCTCCTCGTCTTATTTCAATGTCAAGTCCCCTTCCACAACCCCCCCTTCTACAGCAGCAATTGCTTCTGTTACGAATCTTCTACCGAGTACAAGCATCGGTTTTCAGATCGCGTCTTGAGTCCTCCACTACTCTACAGCATGGACCAAATGTTGCAGCACTTCCCGCCAGGGATTCTCACCTACCCAGACCCTTCCGAGTTTGACTATTCGACCTTTCTGCAGCCAACGGAGGATATCCCTTTCCCAGATCCATCGCACAGCACGTCAGCAGGAACCATCTCGGAGTCATCTCCGGGCCAAGCAACACCCCCGAGCTCGGATGGACGGAGTACGTCTGCTGTTGTCGACATGTCAGTCACGCGCCGCCAATCCGCTCAGAAGCAGAGGTTAGAGCGCAGGGGTCATACCAAGAGCAGACGCGGATGTTATAACTGCAAGAGGAGGCGCATCAAGGTATCTATCACCAGTCTCTTGCTCGCACGAGCAAATCCCTGAAGGGCTGGAGACTCTAACCCGCCGCCACAGTGCCAGGAGACTCGCCCTGCGTGCGGCCATTGCGTAAAGACGGGGTTGAAGTGTGAATACCCGTCCATGCCTCAAATCACCCACCAGGTACGAGCCACGGGAAGATGGGGCATGTCATCCCAGCGTTCACGACTAACGTTATAGTAGCCTCACCATCAGGTTCCTCTTTTCAGCCTGCAAGACATGCGATTCTTCCAGCACTTCCTCACCCAGTGCTACCCCCACCATCCGTTGAAGCAAGAGGAGATTTGGACCCACGAGATCCCATGCATTGCCCACAATGTAAGTTACGTGACACACGCTCTTGTCGAGATTAAACAAAAACGGGGATATTgactttcttttttttccgaTAGCATGAATTCTTGATGCACGCCATATTGGGCTTTGCCGCATCAGAGCTTGTCCCCACCGACAGCTCCTTCGTCCAAGCCGCCATGAACCACCGCATCAAAGCTAtcaaagccatcaagaaGCGGCTTTCCGAATCTGCGCGCGCCCAGACAAGCTACGAAGAAGCTaacgccctcgtcgccacTTGTTTTGCATTGACCTTCCAGTCTGTTTGTCTAGAAGACGGTCTGGCAGAGTATATGACGTTTATTCGAGGCATTCTCATTGTCGGGATGCAAATGATGTTCAAGGGCATCAAACCCATTTTCGAGCAGCTATTCGAAGACCAACAGAACGAGATGATGGAGCCATATCTCAGAGATTTACCGTTGATCCAGCGAGGGTGGGCTGACGCCGCTGTCGAAGCCATCTCCAACCTACGGCCACTATGCGCCGAACCAGTAGAAGTTGAGTATTGCGAACAGCTACTTGGCATTGCAGAGAAGCTCAACGTAAATTCCTTTGATGGTAAGCGGCAGCTTTTTCGTTGTTTCCAAATCTTGCCTACCAATACAAGACTCTAATTGTACCCGCAGCATATAAATCCAACGGCAGACAATATGCATGGTGGATGATGTTACCACATAGCACCTTCCAGCAGCTTATCAATCTCGACAGACAGAGCATGATTCTGCTTCACGCACATTGGATCGCCTTGTCGCAGATTATGGCATTCATCACCGAGCGCGAATACGACCTTCGTGAAAAGAGGCCAACGGCTTCGACCGACGCTGGACCTGCACCGGGATTTGTGAAGTGGTTGAAGTTTCTCAATGCCAGAGTGGACTACGAGCATCAAATGTACAACCAGTGGCCGTTGTGGGTAGAAGCACAACTGGACAAGGATCTTACGTTTTTTGGACGACGACTATGAGTATGACGTTCGGGGGCGCGGCGCCAATGCGAATTACGGGTCTACTACAAGGGGTGAAATTGGATATATTTCTTGTAATTATTACCAATTCTAGTGTCTGCTTCTATGCAACTCGAAGCCAGTTCCCGTGGAGATGTGCTTCTACCTTGCACCGACGCACCCGTGTCATTATGCTCATCCCCACTTTACACGCCGCCATCAACGCTTCACACCGTCGTTGACTCGTCAGTGAGTGATCTGGCGTCCATTCCCTACGTCACGGCCAGGCAGCAACGTTTTTCCCGCCCTATTCTCTTGCCGACCAACAAACAGCCATTGCATAATACTGGCACGCAATGCCCCTTGTACCAATCACCAAAAGCCCCTCACCTGGCCACACAGCCCCAAGTTCCTTCCATCGAACCTTCGAAAAAAACGCCAGaacccccccttttcttgtGCTGCTAACAGCACAGCCACCCAGCCCAGCAACGCCTTGCGCTGCACCTCATGGCTCGCCTGGCAGCCTCCAGAAATGTTGGAACAAGCTTTGTGGGGCAGCGGCACTCGCTCAGTCGCGTGATTAGTCGCGGCTCCACATCCCCGTGAATCGTATTGATCGTATCGCCCAGCACAGCGAAAACGGTTATGCTCCCCGCTTTTAGGGCGAGTTGAGCGAATTAGGAAGCTGGGGGACGGGGGAGCCCGTTGTGGCGCCATTATCAGCGGGAGCCGTATTTCGCGATGGGAAAATATGGGGCCGGTTCTATTTCACAAAATGTGGTGCCTGCGAGATTCATTCTTCGGAGTACAAGTATATAATTGTCGCCAACTCGAGGCGTAAAATGGTATTATTGAAAAAAGTCAAACCTGTCGTCACATAAACATTGTGACCGCGGACTTGGGAAAGGAAACTCTTCAAAATTACTTGCGACAATCCGCACACTTGACACTCCCTGTCAGACTCGGCACCACTTACACGACAAGCGAGCATGATGGCCGCGCAGGTGCTCGACAGCAAAGCCGCACTCCGGCAGCGCGGCACGCCGGCCACGCTGCCCCCCGAATACGCCGAGGGCGACTACATcgagctcggcggcctctCGACGCCCCGGACGTCCACCGAGTCGCTCCCGGCCTACGACGAGGCCGTGTCGCCGCAGCCCTCGTCGGCCGCTGGCCTCCGGCCAACGCACACCTACCAGGTCGAGTCCGCGGGCCACGCACTCCTCGCGCTGCCCCTTGCGCCTCGCCCGTGGCCCATCGGCGTCTTCGCCGTGCAGCCGGACGGCTCCCTCGGCCCGCTGGCGTACCAGTCGCTCCGGCACGCGCGCTGCTCCGGCGACAGCGTGCTCGTCCGCGCCGACGACCCCCTCGCCCTGGCGCCCCTGTGCTCGACGACGTACCGCTTCGGGCCGGGCCGCCCGCCCAGGATACAGCTGCAGGGCGAGCTCgcgcggcgcggcggcggcgaggcgttCGAGGTCGCGGGCGAGGGGGTTTGCACGCGGGCGCACTCCGTCCGCACGCACCTGGGCACCTTGCGCTGGCGCTACGCGGGCCGGCGCGAGACGagggccgccggcgccggcagcCTGCTCGTCTTGGAGCGGGTCACGGGGGTCGGGGCGGCGGAGCGGCGGACGAGGGTCGCGCAGCTCGTGAGGAGCGAGGCGCTGCGCACGCCGGGGACAACGAGGGCCACGGctggcaacggcggccgCCTGCTGATGGACCTGGGTGAGTGGGCGGGCggcaaggccgaggcgaGGGCTGCGGAGGTCCTCGTCCTGAGCAGCTGCCTCGTCatgctgaagaaggaggTTGATCGGAGGAGGGCGGCGCAGTTTATGGTCCTGGCCGGTGCGGCGGGCGGGCCGTGAGTGTTTTTTAGGCGGGTTTCTTTTGGGAGGGAATACCCCGGGGTCCCTTTTACCATGTAGATTTGGTTTTCTGCGTCTTTGTTCTGGTCTGGGGAAATTTAGTTAGTAGAATGCTTCAATATATTATGCATTTTTGCATTGTAATCCTGCCGGGTGGATCATGTACTAGGCGATGTGGGATGCAAATCCCAATTACACGTACCAGGCGTGTAGGCATGGAGTCCTAGTGAGCCAACCGACACAAATCAAGTCAACTCTTTTGATACGGAAACTCAGACTCATGGACAGACAGCTTTCCACCCATCTATGGTCTGGCCTTGTTTGGGTGACAAAAGTCTTACTGAGCCTACCTCTATACGTCTAGTACTGTCCTTTGAATGATATTTCCCCAAGTCTCCAAAACGTCCTTGTCTGTAAATCGAAGCCCGCAGGATACATGCCGTAAACCATGTATTGAGTCCGGCCAACAGTCTGGTCTACGTCTGCGCGGCTGTCCACGGATAATCTTGCAGCATGACGATTTACATGGCCAAGGGTTTTAAGTCACCCTTTCCTCTTGCGATAGCGGCTTCTTTGTAAACGCTTAATACAGGGGTGTTGGGCGAGTTATGAAGCCAAAATGAGCTGAATGTCCTGTTGCATTTCTGAGCCAACAAGACCTTGTGGTTGGATGAAAAAAATCTGTTTCTATTTCATAAGCAAGTCGTTCGTCTAGTCGCGTCCTATTTTCTCAGCGCCGTCTTTTCAGCGCAAGTGTCATAGTCGTGGGAAGTTGATTTGTATCATGCACGCAATATCTCGTTGGTAGAAAGGTGACCTTTCTTCTGCAATCACTCTCGGAAACGTGGTCGGTATGTATTGATAGGAGTTGCTCGGGGGCCTATACTGGCGACGGGAGTAGCTGTTCGACGAAAGCCATGAGCTTGACCAGGTCTGTTTTGCGTTTGTTCATACGACGCGCGGATTCGCCATGGCGTCCACACGGGAGCTAATAACCGTTGTAGGCATCTGGGACAAGGAGTCTGGAAGATGAGATTGCCTCGTCAGCGATGGAAGTCGACAAAGACTATGGAAGAGGGAGACCAGCCATGGCACCATACGTGGTCCTCTTGGCAACATCTTTAACGATTTCCGTAGCTGATAGCTTGATCTTCCGTGAACCTGCTGCCATCTTTATGAAATTTCTAATGGCATTCTCGCGGTGGGGTGACTGGTAGATGGGCTCCTCTACAGCTGGATTCGTAGCGAATTCAGGCCCGGCTGTCGATTCATTAGCAACTTGATGTCGAGATAGCAAGGCGGCCCCATACAGCCGGGTCAGAGTCATTGCCACTCAAACTCAGTGATGCAGAGCTTATGGCAGGGCTATTTGGAGCCATATTCTGTCCTGTCGAGTCATAATTCCAATCTTGCCACAGGTTCATAACGCCAGCTTCCTCTTTCAAGGTGACGGCGTATTCAGGGGGAGTAGCTCACGACTTCTGCTCCGCTGTCTCTGCTATGACAAGCGTGACTACGTGCCACTAGTTTTACTTTCGGTCGTTGTCTTAGACCCTTGTGACACAACGTTTGCGCATGACCTGACAGCATGATTAAACATGAGCATGCTGTTCCTTAATCTGACGTCGGCAACTAATTCTGTCTTGGTCACCTGTGATAGAGTAGCGGGACTAACAAACTTTGTCATCGTAGTAAACTGTCATGAGATGACTCAGGAGAAGAATGTCAAgagatgtacggagtacttggagAGTATGGAGCATCCGAAACAAGAGACAAGGTTCCAGAATCAGTCTTGAAGTCCAAACGTGATGAATTACCCTATAGCGTATGCGTCTATGCGCAGAAGATATTTGCAGAGACATCAGTTTTGCTAGACCTTAAAATATGTATAATACAGAGCGCCAAAAATACGTATGGAATTATTCATACTCAGGCATACAAGGATATACCCTGTTTGAGATCCCGGGACCTCAGAGGTGAGACCCAACTCGAGACGGATTCAGCATTTGGCGGAACAACATGCTGCTATGAAGGATACCCTGGTGTAAGAAACGACCTCGATGAGGACCTGTCTTAAATTCAGACGAATACATCTCAACAGACAGCATAGACAAACTGCAACTTGATGTCATTCAAGTGTGGCAAGGACACAGGAGCTGCGCGTCATGTACCACCAGTCCAGCTGGTGCTCATCCGCCCACATCGcagcatacatacaatatcCAACCAGCCACCATGGTCTTGCGAGAAGCAGCGTGATTTGCCGTCAGCCAAATTGAAGGCATACATAGTCTGCTCGGTTTCCAGTCACCCGTATGAGCCGCAGGAACATGCAACAAGCTCAGTGACGCGCGTAGCACATGACACACGATACCAATACCATGACGGAAGCCATGGATACCACACCACCATGTCAAAACCTACCTGGCTGCATCGCATCAAACGACAGTACATGACGGCACGGTTCTTGACCATCGTTCGTCCCTTCATCTcatcatgtactccgtatcattCGTCCACAGGGCTATGTATAGCCAGCCCTCGCGACCACCCACAGAACGACGTTTCAACCAGGGTCTCGCCAACATGTCCCTTGCTGTGCTTGCACCCTCCTCGACATCGTCAGCACCTCCCTACTTCAGCCCAACCACACGATTCGAATCCAACCAGCTTCCACGACGAGTTTATATCACTCGTCATGCCCAATTCCCCGTCTCATTTCCACAAAGCCCTGAAAAGGACAACCTCCCAAAAACCCACCCGGCGCGGTCCCGATCGTGACCCTGGACCCCTACCACATTTAATTTCCCATGCGCCTCCTCACCATGAGCTGCCGTCCATCCGATCGAGTCTCACTAGCGGACAATTCCTCAAACCCAGACGCTGGAAGCGAAATTAAAACCCGCTACTAAGGGTGCATGAGTAGCAAGGTGGTTCGGAAATCGGCAGCGCTTCTGTGTCGGGCACGATAATTAATGACAACTACCTGGCTCACCCAGCTGGCACAAAAAAAGCCACGGCAAAAGAATGCCGCAAAAGGTGCAAGTGCCACCGCCGGGGGTCGACGGTACTACTGTGCAATGGCACGCGACGCCGGTCCCTTGGCACAATGCCATCAAGAGTTCCGTGGatttgctggccaagggAGCAAACGTAAGCGCCAAGACCATGTCCGCATGTGCTTGCCGCCGGGAGACGCCATATTCATTATCGCGACGGCCACGCCATGAAACAGAGACACGtatgtacagtgggtgtacatACGGATTGAACCCCTTCAGGCCCCGTAAGCCCAGCCACGACAGAGAGGTGATGAGATGACTGGTATCAAACAAATGGGCTCGCTGACGCGCGCGTCGGGTATGCATGGTTTGGCACCTTGACCAGGAGCCACTGACCTGATGCACTGGTACTCCTCCATGGCGACGTTCGATACATGTGTACCGAGTAGTTCAAGgttgcttctgctgctgaAGCAATATTGAAGGAACAGACGTTGCTGAGACGGAGGGTTA from Metarhizium brunneum chromosome 2, complete sequence includes these protein-coding regions:
- the UPC2_1 gene encoding Sterol uptake control protein 2, with translation MDQMLQHFPPGILTYPDPSEFDYSTFLQPTEDIPFPDPSHSTSAGTISESSPGQATPPSSDGRSTSAVVDMSVTRRQSAQKQRLERRGHTKSRRGCYNCKRRRIKCQETRPACGHCVKTGLKCEYPSMPQITHQPHHQVPLFSLQDMRFFQHFLTQCYPHHPLKQEEIWTHEIPCIAHNHEFLMHAILGFAASELVPTDSSFVQAAMNHRIKAIKAIKKRLSESARAQTSYEEANALVATCFALTFQSVCLEDGLAEYMTFIRGILIVGMQMMFKGIKPIFEQLFEDQQNEMMEPYLRDLPLIQRGWADAAVEAISNLRPLCAEPVEVEYCEQLLGIAEKLNVNSFDAYKSNGRQYAWWMMLPHSTFQQLINLDRQSMILLHAHWIALSQIMAFITEREYDLREKRPTASTDAGPAPGFVKWLKFLNARVDYEHQMYNQWPLWVEAQLDKDLTFFGRRL
- the TNA1_1 gene encoding High-affinity nicotinic acid transporter, producing the protein MEKSEYASSHTERQTAVPSPQARRDIDDDEVYSLQEQKRIIRRIDFRLVTVLACLYIISLVDRVNISTAAVAHLNSDLALQTGARYSIVISVFFITYTVFQPLGTVLTRKIGPRLFLSSIAMAWGVVMIGNGFVHSWQTLAGLRVLIGVFEAGYFPGAVYLLSTWYTRFDMQKRYTVFYGVGCVAGALGGILAFGLSQMNGLAGLRGWRWIFIIEGVLSCVGALVSYVFLVGFPEEADQSWNFINRQERDFIIRRVNRDRGDAVTEPFSLGVFLAPAADFKIWIFAFIFFCVTTVGYSINFFLPMILLGMGFSVAESQCLIVPPWVFTGLLMYAQAWLGDRYRLRGPIIAFNAVLALVGLILMAFHHAYPVRYTGVFFVVAGASGNTPPVLTYQANNIRGHWKRAFCSATLVGFGGIGGIAGALVFRSQDQPRYLPGIYASIACNVCILLCTGGLSIWFWHANQQVKRGKVVLEGLEDFTYTY